AAGTGTGGAAAATAAATCTCCACACCTCCGCATGTTTCTGCAAGCTGCTTTTTCCCTCATTAACACATTGTCACAGGGTGAAACGCAAAGGAGAAGCGGCCAGTGTGTGCGACATGCAGATTTTAGTTGGCATACGTGCTATGATTTCGTAGAGCTTTCCTGTGTGTCCTCAATGACTACAAACCGTGGCAGATTATTTGAGTTTGGATCCGAAATACACCGCGGTGGAATATGTCAacatttctctttcttccttctctaATCATTGCTTACAGTTCCCTACGTTCTCCTCAGTCACCTGAGCAACGATTCAGgtatctgttttgttttttttgagccGCAGCCTGTGAATCCACTGGCCTTCTTACTCCACAGTGGATCAATGTCAATGTATGCAGAAATTTTCCAGAGCGCACCGGTTTCAGTTTGATATTCAACAGCAGGTCCGTGTGATGGATACAGTCAGGCTATTAAAACACAGCAGGATCTTTCTGCATACATTCGTCCCCCAGTAGGAGTTGAGTTTGTCCCGTTTAGCATGGATTCTGTCCTCAGTGTCCTATTTTGTTGCATGACATGCCGGCTTCCTCGGCCTCTTCTGTTGGATTGTCgtgttctgctgctgttgtgttatttattcatttattttttaacagttCACACACGtgcaatttttctttttttttctttttttatcggCCTCAGTTTTTGAGAATCGTTTTGCATGGGACCCACCTCTGTTGTTGATGTGCATGTTTGCGCGCTGCACTCCCGAGTCCGAAACATTAacgcgtgtctccccccccctttttttagtGCCTACAGTAGGAATGACTCGTCTGGCTCGCTCCCGCACCGCCTCCTCTTCCAGCATCACCTCCATGGacagcagccgcagccgcaACAACCTCAACAGCTTGCTGGAGGGCGGCGTCCCCGGGGCCTTGGACAACCAGGCCAGACCCCAGACCATGGAGGTCTCCTGCTAAGCTCCGCCCCTTGCACATTCCCATAGTAACTGATGtgccctccctttcctcccccccttctctctctctctctgatatcCTGCTCCTAAGCAACTCAACGCCGGGAGGATCTGTAACAAAGTTATGTGATTAGAAAAGAAgatgtaataaatatattaacagATGCATATTATTGAATATTTAATACAGTGTCGGTCACATTCGTACCAGAAACCATTACTACGGTCAAATGTGTTAGTATTCAAATGGTTAAACCATTAATATTATTGAGTGTTCGACCCCAaccccttttatttattttttttcacgtcgtctttgatttaaatgtcttcacacACTATATAAATGCTCCATGTGTACAAAATAGCAATCCCTGCAAGGTACAACACTTTTGCTATTTCAACTGGTGTCTCCTCTCGTAACCTTTAAGCGTGTAGGCTGTATAGAATTAAAAACACTATTTCATTGTTTAATCCCAATCGTTCAACGCGAGGCTGAATCGGTCACAAAGTATACTTCGTGCATAGAGCTGCTTCTGAACACTGAACCAACCTTCCTGTCAACTGCTTCCCTTCACAAACAtgtctttattttgtatttttgtttccgAGCTCGCcgcctttttctttctgctttgcgttgatgtttttgttcagttcGAATAGATTATTCAGTGATGTTTTAACGACCCGCAACAAGTGGGTTCTGATGTGAAAAGTAGGAGTCCTTTCACCGGGAGGCCCAGTGGTGCTTCTCACTGTCTGCTGATTCAACCCATGTATATTACTACTGAATAAAACCACAACATGACAACTTGTCTGCCGTTTTCCTTTTCCCCGAATTCTCCCACTAAATGCACATAAATAACACACGTTTGTACTGTATGCCTCCGCACAGCGAGTGCTTGTACTTTTCCTCTCCTGTTCGTGGAAAGGTGAGGTGAGAGCGGTGAGGTAGTTTCCAACCACAGAGTAACAACTTCTGTTGTCACGGATCGGGTCGTCTATATTTAGCAAACGTTCGTGTAGCTGAAGATCAGATGCGCCGCAAATGAAATGAGAAGATTGACTTCAAACTGAAGGATGTAGTAGCATGGCACTAAATGTTATGTTCCGATGTATTACCCACTTCTGGTACCTGATATCATGGCGTTCTGCTCGTGCAACACTGCTATTTTCCTTAATTGATTGCAAAGAGGAATCCACAGCGGAGTAAAGACGATAATATAAGTGCAGTATGATGCAAGAACCGGGAGTTCTGTCAGTTCATTTAGCCATCACGCTTCTTCTGTCCAACCAAACATCTTAGAATGATACTACTGTATTTAACTGTAATCCGATGTTACTACACAGGAATGTGGAGTGAGAGAAGTTGGAAAaccatttgaaaaatatatcttacctaaaatgttttttgaaataTCCAAATGGAATCATCATGTTTCTTTATCAAACGTTCTTTCCATTCCCACTAACCTGGGGTTCTCAGTGATTTCTGCACACTGGCCTCTCCTGGTCAagattgttttagttttttcatcCACTGTCGTTCCTTTGACTTTAAAGAAACTCTCAGTCCGTCTGATCAAAGAGGGTTAGAGGAGATCAGAACGTTTCTGCTGCTTTAGGTGATCTCTCAGCAGAGACTCGGATCCAAGCTAATCTCTTGTTCGCTGTCACTGAACAAATCATTTACAAAATTGCATTTTGGATTTCCATTGACAACCTAAATTATAAGTATAAAAGTATTACAGTACGAAATATGACTGCAGAAGCTTCACAACCTCTGATGACTCCGGGCAGGAGAAGGCTGGCGTGGGACCCGTGGTCATGCTTCTGCTGAAGTTTGACTCTTATCTGATCTTTATGACCGTAACTGAGTGTAATGGGAGCGCTGGACTCGCTGCTTTCCAGCAGACGTTGCAGTTCAGCTGTAACATCTGAAGGCAGATCATCAGTGCAATGACGTCACTGCTGCAAGCCATTATGTCGCACCACAGGGGGCATGTACGCGTGCTTGCATAGACATAGAGATAATTCCATAAACAAGTGATGCGCTTTGAGCACCCACTTAAGAAAACACTTTCTCCGAGATAGAGCGACGTGAGCTGTCTGACACCTTGAGTCAGGATGTCACGGCCTCGAGCGTCacaggaagctgcagcaggGTGACATACATCATGGTCGCGCGCGGGAGGCCCCGTCCCTTCAGCCCTGCCCCCTATCCAACAGCCGAGGACGCGCAGCCGTCTTCGTGGGCTCAGAGGAGGGAACGCAGCCACTGATCGATCAGCAGTGAGAACCTGAGCTCAAGATTACAGCGATCCGTGTGTGCTGAAGGCAGAAGACCATCAACAATATTTGGAAATTATTAGTTGATCTGTCACTGCGTGTGTGGAATATAGTTCCCGGGCGAAAACCTTTAATACAGAAATCAAAGGAGGTATGTTATTTACTCTAAGGTATTTTGCCTAAAagtaattattatttctttattgatttgttCATCAGTGACTTTCACCTCAAGAATATTATGAAACAAATTACCTGATTACTTGTGTTACTTTAAATAcgtttaaattcaaataaaCAGTATTAAGATTATATTTGCaatgttttttgtaaatgcaTACTTTGTAAGAATCATGCAAATAAAATCTAATCAGTTTACTTCTGTTAATCTGTTGCTCTCGTGTTAATAGATTTCAAACATGCAGCAGGTTCATCTCTCTCAGGAAGTCAATCTCTGTTGTTGTGGTTGGCCACTTTCCTGTAACATCTACATTTAGTTTCCAGGGTACAAACAGTGCAGTACCTGTAAGCCATTGTGGCCCGCGTGATGTTATAACTAAACtcatataactatatatatgtatatatatataactaatcTCAACCCGTGTGCCTTTTCAAGACAGCAAGAAGCCACAGATCATGGGGACCTGCCCCATCAGATGCCGATCCAAGCGGACTATTCTAGAAAATCCATCTGAAACAGATTCACAATGTGGGTTATACTGCCAAAACAGTgacaaaagaaattaaatgaaataaaacataaaaaatgtaaatattttgtgcatcgtcttctctctctgcagcctctcaagaCAGCGTGCTCGTGTCGCTCTGCAACTACTCGCCCTTTGAGCACACAGAGATCACCATGTGCATTGGAGAACGACTCGACATCACATCAGAGTACGTGGTTGGGGCAATTTTGTGTTTCACCCTCGTCTCCGTGCCCGCAGATGCAGTTAGTCAGTACGGCTGCCTATTTTCTTTCAACAGCGACGGGGATTTTATGATGGTGAGATCAGCGACCACGGGCGTCGAGAGCTACATCCCCACCGACTACACAGCCCGGCTAACCCACAGGTAGCTCGCAAGGATGTGTGAAAACGTGTGCTGAGACGTCTGTGTCACTTCTCTGTGACCCATAGTCTCTGTGTAGGTGACCTTTTCCTCAGGGGAGGAACCACACTGCTGTACTCACCGGTGACATGACATCATCCTCTGCCTCCTGCAGTTTCAGTCCTCCTCCACGGGCTCTGAAACTGCTACAGTGGATTTTCCAATCTTGAAAACAACggcaaaatacttttttgtctcCCTGACAACGCTTGAACAGAtgcgtctcctctctgtccaggTGGCTGTTCACAGGCCTCAGCAGGATCAAAGCAGTGGAGCTGCTCATGCAACCTAACAACCAAAGTGGCGCCTTCTTGATCCGGGAGTcagagacaaacaaaggttAGAGGGGGTTGATTCCACAATGTGTCACCAGTCAGTAACAACAGCAGTTATTGTTTAAGAAAGGATAAGGAATACAAACAGAGCTGGAATAAATGCCTGCAAATTAAGGACCATGAACCCCTTGGTTTCATCCGCTTCATCTGCGCTCTATTGCTGTGTTCAGATGGTTACTCGCTATCCGTCCTGAAGAGGAGCAACTCCTCATACCTGGACTGTGTCAAGCACTACCGCATCTTTCAGCTCCACAACGGCTGGATCTACATATCTCCGGGGGTCACCTTCCCCACCGTGCGTCACCTGGTGGAACACTATTCAGGTTCGCACCAAGGAtgataatgctgtttttttttcagcctgaACAACTGAGATTGCCCTAGAAGATTGAATTTCAAACGTTGCCTCCTCTCACAGAGTCTGTAGGCGGATTGTGCTGCCGGCTGACGGAGCCTTGCTTCATCCACGGTGTAGATGCTCCCAGAGAGCCCAGGCCCGTACCTTCAGCTATCAGGAGGCCTACTATCAACTGGAAGGACATTAGCAGGTGTGCCAGACTCCCTTTAGCTTCTAGTGATGACTGCCACAACATGTCCCTCTATTACAGTACCGAAGCACCTGCTGGCGCACTGGTTGGAGAGCAATCAATAAAATCGCTGTGCAGCTTGTTATTTTTGGGTTAGTTGTTGTCATTGTGTCGGCAGTCATTTATGATTAATTGCTGAGTAAACTGACTTAGAAGATGTTTGCCAGGTTTgattatgtaatgtaatgtgtgcagAGCAAGACGTTGCttgaaatataaatgacatataatAGGTATATAAAGGCTACCAAAATAGATAATTATTATTTGATAAAGTACAACACACCGGTTGAAAATAGTCCATCCGTGTTTGGGACACAAAAGTAGCATAGGTAAAATTGcatctttttgtattttatgtttgaCAACATGTACCTTCATCACGATACTGATCCACGTCTTTGAAATGACTTTATCCGTCTCCTGCAGGTCAGTGATCTTCAGGAAGGTGAGAACAGAGTCGGACCACTCTTTCGTGAGCGAGGGACTGAGGGAAGCCATCTCCTCCTACCTGCAAATGACAGAGGGCAACGATGACAGCTGGGACActtgaggagagacagaggagccgCCTGAGAGTGAAGAAGTCTGATGGAAATAGTCCAGACGCCGTCCTTTCTCATCTGCAGTTTGAAAAGCCCTTGGAAGATGTCATCTGTACGACCAAGTGTAGACTTTGGAGACCCTGGATTAGCAGGAGGGCTGACACACTACAATGTCTGAACTTGTGACATGTGCATCTGCAAGAAGATGTTTTTCATGGCGACGAGGATGTTGAGAGctgaaaatgtcaaatcaaaGAGATATTTGTTCTCATTTAGTTTCAAAAGTGTGAAAGTTTAagttatatattaatatatgtaCACGATATTTGAATGAAATATaacatgtgtttattattttgtaatatGATCTTGGTTGTTGGATTACAAGTTATTGGattacaataaaatatgttACGCGTTAAATGAGCAGCGCTTAAATATACATAATAACCTAAACGCAAGCGTCTCGGCCGTATTTTCTTGGTATAATAAAGCATTtgtatatatagctatatataaatatgccACTTGCTGGTTGCAGGATGGGCTTCTCTGCCAGCAGATGCCGCTTAATTGCCTCGAACAAGTCATCAAAGCTTCCACTTCCTGCCCGAACAGTTCAGTTCAGGAAGAAGAAATAATGGCGACGCTTCTGGGGTCCGAGTCCTCCTGCACTGGAGGAAAACGACGAGTTTGCAACGGCAGCATCGTCACGAAGTTCACGGCTAGTAAAATTACTGGTCAGGGTTTCAGTCGAGGGACGGAGGTAAGAGAAACGATGCACGTTTCCGCCAGTAAAGACAGCCGAAAGTTGGTGGGCTGAGACCGCGGACTCGCGCTGCGAATCCAGCCTGGAAAGGACCGTGTTGTCCGGGAGGCTCGACTGGAGAGCTGGTCGCTCCCCCTCCTCGCAGCCTCGGCTTTGCAGCTAGCTGCAGCAGTGCCGGGCGATTTTAGAAAAGCAGACCTTGATCCTCGACTCAAATTAAGTTGTGTGTATTAATATGTTCTCGCCGACCAGGCAAATGAGGTTAACGTTACAACGGAGTGCACGGAGCGAGCTCCGCTTCGAGTGGGTCTTTTGTTGTTAGCTTTAGCTTAGCACTGTGTGCCACGTTAACTGACGTTACGATACGGGAACGCTTTGTGAACGGGGGGTTTTAAtagttgttgtgttttcagcagGCATCAGGGGGGGTTGAACGCTGCTAGACAACCGGAAGTTGAATTTGGGATTCGCTTAAATCACGTAACGTTAATCAACGGCGGCggcttgctaacgttagcaaacggggcgagctaacgttagctcgctagCTAAGCCAGCTGAACAGATCAGGTGATTACGTAACGACGCACAAACCACGATAACTGTCGTTTCCACAAATGGATCGGCAACAACAGCTGTTTGGATAAATTAACATACGTAGAAATTGAAAGAGACGCACGTATTTGAAAATGACATTTGTAGCTTTGTGGAGCACCTCTTGGTTTGGCTAATGTCGACATGCTGCTAACATTATTTTATGTTAAATTAAACCGATATGAAgtgtgttcatgcatgtaaAGGTCTCCGCTGTCCTGGGatgtaaatgtaaaactgtGTCATATTTTTCCTCACACACTCGTGACTCAAGCCCATATTTTGCAGAACTAACGCTTTTTTTCCTGAGCAGAGCAGTCAGTGCCTTTTAACTTCCTTGTTGACTTTTAGTTATCAATGTCTGAAAGACTGTGATCGACGTGAAAATGTGGGATTGGTTAAAGTTTTCGACTGCTCGGTGTGTTTACACAGCTGTCCCAGTTTGATCACGAAGCAAAATACACTTTTAATGTTCAAGTTACTTGAAATGCTGACCATTTGTGACGCAACACATCCATTAATTACATTTGTAATGCAGATGTGCATTATAACCTTGATAAACGCTTACAACAAATATTCTAAGTAGCTTCAActgtaaaaaatgaatgaattgtcACTTTGGGGTTTGTTATTTGGAACGAAATGTTTCCGATACCGAGAAAACCAGTTGCTTAATTCCAAGCCATAGACAAACATGAGCTGCTCCCTTTTTTGGTTAAAGCCTGAAACCAACTTATCTCTCTCCGACTTGTCACCCGGTGTTAATGAATGGGAGACTGATTGTGTGGATACgaagaatgtttttcttcttgtacCTGTGTCTACAGGTGTGAATCCTATAACTTTCGCCGTTGGATTCATGTTTATTAAACCATAGGACGAGAATGCAATACTTTGACTAAATGTTTCACCATGTGAAGCAATATCCCGAGTTTCTTTATGTCTGCGTCCTCTCGTGTTGAACTGAGAGCAGACTGGCCATACTGGGACAAGTGCTATCTCAAGAAATAATGTAACTGGCACATCGCTGTTTCTTCTTCACGTTCCTTTGACAATCTTTAGACCAAAGTTCTATCCAGGCCAGGGTCTATACAAAAGGTGCTGAACCCTGTTGTGTTGAATAGTAAGCGTAGGATCGGGCATGCTTGCTTTCATCACACTGAGCGCCCATAGAGGAAATCGGGCTGATAGTACTGATAGATAGATTGCGGCAGTATCGGGAGTGAATTTGAAGTTGAGAGATCCGTTTGTTTTAACATTCTGATCCTGAGCCACGCAGGCTCAGGAATCATTGTCTAATATTCCATGCGTATCACTAAAGTCACGCTGTCGTCAGTGCCTTCTGTTCTTGAAAGGGTCTCAACAGTGAGGATTACAGTCACAGCAGCACATTAAATGTGTACATGATTTTGTTACATGTAAAGTTATTTTCTCTGgggaaatattatttaaaacacCCTCTTCTGTGACCGTCTTTGAGCCCTTTCAAAATTTCCCCACATGGGGTTATTCTAGATAACACAGCACGCCTATGCTTACGTCCTGTATTTGGGCAGAATTTTCTGTAGGGTGACATCATCTGTAAGATTCAGCTGCACATGGTGGCCTTGCTCCACAATACACTCTCCCCACGGACTATGAGCCAGGCCAGGATTCTTActggtataaaataaaaatctgcttttaatttgttttccttgttgCAGTTTTACTCAAGGTTATTCTCTGTGACCTTTTTTTGGTCTCGACAACTTAACGTGTTTTCCACGGGGGAAGATTAAGTgacatttttcttattttatat
The Gasterosteus aculeatus chromosome 17, fGasAcu3.hap1.1, whole genome shotgun sequence DNA segment above includes these coding regions:
- the sla2a gene encoding src-like-adapter 2, yielding MGTCPIRCRSKRTILENPSETDSQSSQDSVLVSLCNYSPFEHTEITMCIGERLDITSDDGDFMMVRSATTGVESYIPTDYTARLTHRWLFTGLSRIKAVELLMQPNNQSGAFLIRESETNKDGYSLSVLKRSNSSYLDCVKHYRIFQLHNGWIYISPGVTFPTVRHLVEHYSESVGGLCCRLTEPCFIHGVDAPREPRPVPSAIRRPTINWKDISRSVIFRKVRTESDHSFVSEGLREAISSYLQMTEGNDDSWDT